Genomic segment of Paenibacillus sp. FSL R5-0912:
TTACCGGAGCAGTCCGGTTAACAAGTATAATAAAGGCTCTGGATAGAAGAAGGCAAGACAGCAGGTGGATTAACCATGGTTCATTCCGGCAGCAATTGACCTGGGCTGCACTCTCACGGATAATATAGAGGTTCATATTCTTTACAGGATCGGGGTAGAAGCATGTCATATCGTAATATGGAAGAATGCATTATTGACTTGGAGAAGCACGGACATTTAATTCGCATACATGAGGAAGTTGACCCGCATCTGGAAATGGCGGCGATCCATATGAAGGTCTATGAAGCGGGCGGTCCAGCATTGCTGTTCGAGAATGTCAGAGGCTCGAAGTACCGCGCGGTATCGAATCTGTTCGGAACGATCGAGCGCAGCAAATTCATCTTCCGGGATACCTGGCAATCCTCCCAGGATGTTATCGCTTTGCGCAGCAATCCCATGAAGGCGCTCAAGCAGCCTTTCAGATATATTGGAACCGCCCTTGCAGCCAGAAAAGCACTTCCGCTGAAAAAGCGCGGCAGTGCTCCTGCCGGTTTCGAGGAAATTCAAATCTCCGATCTTCCCCAGATCAAGCACTGGCAGGGAGACGGAGGGGCGTTCGTCACGCTGCCGCAGGTGTATTCGGAAGATCCGGACAAGCCGGGGATCATGAACTCCAATCTCGGGATGTACCGGATTCAGCTTAGCGGCAATGAGTACGAGATGAATAAGGAAGTAGGCGTGCATTACCAGATTCACCGCGGCATCGGCATACATCAGTCCCAGGCCAATAAACGCGGCGAGCCGCTCAAGGTGAGCTGCTTCATCGGCGGACCTCCGGCACATACGCTGTCGGCGGTGATGCCGCTGCCGGAGGGCCTCAGCGAGATGACCTTTGCCGGGCTGCTGGCCGGACGCCATTTCCGCTACACCTATGTGGACGGATTCTGCATTAGCAGCGATGCCGATTTCGTGATTACCGGAGAGATCCATCCCGGTGAGACGAAGCCGGAAGGTCCGTTCGGGGATCATCTGGGCTACTACAGCCTGACCCATCCGTTTCCGGTGATGAGAGTGCATAAGGTCTATGCCAAGCGAGGGGCCATCTTCCCCTTCACGGTCGTCGGCCGTCCGCCGCAGGAAGACACCGCCTTCGGAGAATTGATCCACGAGCTGACCGGCGGGGCGATCCAGTCGGAGGTTCCCGGCGTCAAAGAAGTGCATGCCGTAGATGCCTCAGGAGTGCATCCGCTGCTATTCGCCATCGGCAGTGAACGCTATACACCTTATCAGCAGCTTAAGCAGCCGGCGGAGCTGCTGACCATCGCCAACCGCATTCTCGGAACCGGACAGCTCAGTCTGGCGAAATATCTGTTCATCACCGCAGAA
This window contains:
- a CDS encoding UbiD family decarboxylase, which produces MSYRNMEECIIDLEKHGHLIRIHEEVDPHLEMAAIHMKVYEAGGPALLFENVRGSKYRAVSNLFGTIERSKFIFRDTWQSSQDVIALRSNPMKALKQPFRYIGTALAARKALPLKKRGSAPAGFEEIQISDLPQIKHWQGDGGAFVTLPQVYSEDPDKPGIMNSNLGMYRIQLSGNEYEMNKEVGVHYQIHRGIGIHQSQANKRGEPLKVSCFIGGPPAHTLSAVMPLPEGLSEMTFAGLLAGRHFRYTYVDGFCISSDADFVITGEIHPGETKPEGPFGDHLGYYSLTHPFPVMRVHKVYAKRGAIFPFTVVGRPPQEDTAFGELIHELTGGAIQSEVPGVKEVHAVDASGVHPLLFAIGSERYTPYQQLKQPAELLTIANRILGTGQLSLAKYLFITAEEDQPVSTHDIEGFLTYILERINLHRDIHFQTNTTIDTLDYSGTGINSGSKVVFAAVGEQKRSLCTEVPGILQAQQSWGPAAMIMPGVVALQGEPFADYQSAAEEIAGLCAAIAEQGPLDSCPMIILCDDSGFMSEHLNNFLWATFTRSNPSHDIHGVNSRVEHKHWACDTIIIDARVKPHQAPPLIPDPEVQKNIQRVFAPGASLGGMRG